The genomic stretch TCTCCATAGCACAACAAACCCCTTCAACCTCTTGGGTTATTCCTTACAGGGtagtagatttaaaaaaacgatgctgctctttgcagaaagaaaacctcTGCATGCAATGTGGTGATCAGCTAAACATCTAATGGGCTTGATATATGCCCTGAGGAGAACATCAGGCAGGAAGGTAGTGATAAGAATGTAGATCTCTCTTAGCTGATACAGCTCTGTGTATGCTTTAGATCCTAatgaggggaagagggagaaaaatctggagcaaaaatgaacaaatcAGAAAATCTGATGTGAAGACAGACTTACATGTATCTTCATTGTCAAAACATATTGCTCCACACAACATTAGACAGCATGGACTTGGGTGGGTGGACTCAACACTGGACCAAAGAGAGGAATTGTTGATGCCAAAATGCCAGTTCCCCTCAGGGCTGATGGGGTGACTGCTGTTGCACGTGACTTTGTACCACTGCTGATTTCACAGTTTTGAAGcaagaggagaagcagctgattGCACGAACCAGCAAGAGGAAGCAGATGGGCAGAGGTGCAAACCAGCACCaacaaggtggtggtggtggtggtggcagcagagctgaaaatgtCAGCCTGTCGAAGATGACAAAGCCAAAAGGAATGAGAGGATGGAAAGCAGCCCAAACATTAAAACGGCACCGGTACCTAAGAGCAGAGACGCAGCCTAAGTGAGTTCTTGACCATGAACAGGGAGGGAACACACAGGGTTCTGGCTGACCTTAAGtaaaggggctgggggggggggcgcagggggggGGTTGAAGAGAGGGGAGAACAGAGGAGTGAAAGAATTAACAACAATACATTAATTACAATGTGTGAAATTCAGCTGAAGACCCTGGCTGCCCTTCCTTCCAGACTGGTACCTCAGAATTTCTCGAATTCAGTGTCTGgcctcctccagcctctcctgaCAGAGGTTCCAGGCGGTGGCAGTGGTACTGGAGGTGGCACTGGAGGTGGCAGGCGCCGTGCATGTCCCTCAGGTGGGGACCAGAGCGAGGACACCCAAAGTCGGCCGAGTACAATgatttatatgtgtgtgtgtgtgtgtgctgggtgTTGGTGGCAAGCTGCTAGTGGTGTGGGCTGCAGGGTCTCCTCGGAGGGAGCtgaggggctgccctgtgctgggcacagctggctcTGGCCAGTTCCAGCCAGTTCAGCCTGTTCCAGCTGGCTccgcaggggctgcagctgagccCTTCAGGGGAGGGTGTGGAGCTGCTGTGGAAACGTGTTTGCAAATGGGCAGAAAACACcagagaggcagaggagaaggggCAAAGAGTGAGGAACAGTGGGGAGAACAgtgggggcagggaagggggcaCGGGTGCTGCTCTGTAGCTGGGCTGTTGCATTTCTCCATCAACTTTAAAGAGAATTGAGGACTGTTGTGTTCTGACAGTCTGCCATAATACATCAATCACAGAGTCACAgcatggtcagggctggaagggacccctgggggtcacccagcccacccccctgctgaagcagctcccctagagcaggctgcacagagctgcgTCCAGGCGGGTTCCAacgtctccagagaaggagacccctcggcctctctgggcagcctggcccagggctctgccacccccGAGGCAGAGAAGTTCCTCCTCACATGCAGATGGAAGTTGCCGTGTTGCCGTTGGTGCCCGCTGCCCCTTGGCCcgtcgctgggcaccgctgaaaagagcctggccccgtcctgcTGGCACTCGCCCTTAAGGTGTCTGTAGGCATTGATCAGAGCCCCTCGGTCTTCTCTCCTCcgggctgagcagccccagctctccagcctttcctcatcagggagatgctccatccCCTCATCATCCCTACAGCTTctgctgccccatccccagtagctccctgtctctctggaactgggagCCCAGAAATCCCTGTATCTCAAACCTCTGTCGGAGGAAAAGTCTCATTACAAAGCTTTCCTCACTGGCGTTTCCCCATTTGTCCCCTTTCTCTCCCATCCTGtaagaagcaaaaggaagtaAGAACCTTCCTACACTCAGGTCTGTATTTTCTGGCAATGTCTGCCCTTACCCAGGTACCAGCTTGGAGCTGCCGCATCCCAATGTGTGTGTGGAAAACAGGGAGTGAGAGCGTGGCCAAGGGGGCTTCTGGTAACACAGAAATGGAATGGGTGGGAACCAGATATGTAAAAACAACAAGCGAAGATGTTATTAGTATTAATAAAAGAACCCCAAAATCATTCCTGTCAGTGCCTGGGCCTGAACCAGGTACTGTGGGGAGTCTGACGGGAGGTCAAGGCACATTGACTCCACAACCCTAGTGGCTTTTCACTGGGAATTTTCCCCGCAACTTCCATGTGACTGTTTTCTGATTTACAACCAGTCGCTTGGAAGTCTAGTATTTCCCAGCAGCTTCCTGGGTGGAATCTGTCCCCTCTGGATCTCGAGGGACCTTTCACAAAAAGGCTGTCTTTACATCACCTTAGACTGAAGGAGGAATAAGCTCATGAAATCCAGTTTCTTCTAAACACAAATCGAGTTTTAGGGCACTCAGCTATGCTCATGACTTCTAATCTTCTCTGAGCAGAGGAAATGACTAATGGAAAGAAACTTTGGAAGATAAGAAGTATAGAAATCATCCTGTTTTGCTGACAGATACTCCTGTTTTATATAGATTGTTTCTGTCCTGAATATTAGCACCTAAttaattgttttggttttattgttttctgttcttaattGATGGATCTCAGGGGACATTCAGCAGTATGACTTTCTCCGTCTTAAGACACATCTGGTTACATCAGCCCTTCCTTAGGATGTGTTTCCATCATAGCTGTGCTTTGCATTAGAGCAGCAACATCACCCATCATATGGGAAGTTCCTGATAAGAAGGAGGGATCTGAGAAAAGCCAGGAATACTCATTGCACAACGTGTGGTAACGAAAATAATACTTGAATTGCTGTCAAAGACAGCACTGAGTATAAGGcaaatcataataaaaataaacaaagggggaaatgaagacagaaaatgggGACTGGATCAGATAAATAATTGATTTAAGACACAGGAAGAAGCTTCAAGTCAGTGTGTGctgaaagaggacagaaaagccAAGTTTATTTTAGAACAGCTAATTCCAGCTGTTAGCCCGAAgtttcacagctgtgctggcaggtgAATAAGACTTTCCCCAGTGATTCCAGTGGGAGCAGGACCAGCCCCTGTGTGACTCACCCAACTGCAAATCCTTTGTCATGCACAGAGACGGAgccctgctgagcagtgctgcgCTGGGGCTGTGCTACGTGCCCCCGCAAAGAAGAGCTGCAGCATTGATCCCattgcagcaggcaggcagcaagtGCATGGGGATCTCCATcccccaggctgcctgcaagGCTCCACATCTCCAGGTCTCCTCACACAGTGGTCTCCACCATAGTGTCCTCAGGCATGTGGGTCTCCTCCTCAAACACCTGGCGAAAGGCAGCTTTCATGGAGCCTTGgaaccagcactgccagcagctccccaccagAAAGTAAATGATTGGATTGATGCTACAGTTTAGCAATGCCAGCAGAGAAGATGTATCATCAGGAAATAATACATGCGAACTTGGAAGATAGAGGAAAACCTCTGCACTGAAAGGAATACCAAAGGCAAAGAAGACAATCACACCTAGCAGAACAGTGACATAGAGTTTCCCTGAATGTCGTCTCTGTGAACCACATCGCAGTTTGATGAACATGGACAGGTTGAAAATCAGCATTGCTAAagacaaaagcatgaaaattgCCATGGCTACGCCTGCAAATACTGTCTCGTAGCTTTCGGAAAAGTTAAAGCTAAGATACattgagaaaacaaaaaatccagtGATAGCCCAGAGCACCCCACTTACAACACCTGACAAGCGCTCTGGGTGGTGGTAGCGGTACCAGGTTGGGAAGAAGACTGAGATACACCGCTCCACGCTGATTGCTGTCAGGAGACCCAGGCTGCTAAGGTCAAAGAATTGGCACAGAAATTCAACTACAAATACAAAATCTCtgtacaaagaaataaaatcatacaaataagaacaattttctGTTAAGCTCAAAATTGCCAACATGAGCAGAAAAAAGAGGAGATGCAAAGAGAAGTCAGCAACAGCTAGATTTAGGATGTAGACAATGAAAGGGCTCTGCTTCATGTGGAAGCCCAGGAACCACATGACTATCCCATTCCCCACAAGTCCGCAGAGAGAAATTCCCATACAGACACCTGCAAAGACCAGCAGTCCGTAAGGTAGTCTTGAGCATTTGTATTCGATACTTTCTCTGTAGTCCACATATCTAGAAGTCGTGTAGCTCAGAGAGAGGTCTGTTGTGACTTTCTCCTCCATGGCAAATGACCCTGCTCCAGGCGAAcgccttttccctctccctctaCCTCCTAGAGGACATGAGGAATCACAGGAGATGAGAGACATCAGCATTCCCACCACTCATCATCTTTCCCCACAACACCAGACCTCatgccagccccaggctgcgCCAGGAAAGACCCTGCCCCTGCCATACCCAGGACAGGCTCCCATCCCTCCAGCTCTGTTCCTGGCCAGGAGGCAtctcccccttttcccttccacagCCTCCTACCTCCTGGTGCTCCTGGgaacagtgctgctgctggagcctgaGCACACGGGGCCTCCAAGCTCACCAGGAGGAAGGGTCTGGTATGCCAGATACACACAGCAAAAGCCAGAAGCCCCTCACATGGTGGGACAAAGCAGGAGGACCACAGGAGAGGAAGGGTGTGACGtggccagctcctgctgacaAGATCACTGTTTGTGTGACATGTGAGGGGAAGCTGAATGTGATGAGATTGTGAGGGGAGTCTCCAGACCACGGGACATGATCTCTGGGCAAAGGTCTGCTCCTCAGGCACGAGGCCAAAGCAGAGTGAGGTGGCCACAGCAACCATCACCAGACCCTTCCTCCTGGTGAGCTTGGAGGCCCCGTGTGCTCGggctccaccagcagcactgtTACCACGAGCACCAGCAGGTAGGAGGctgtggaagggaaaaaggggAGATGCCTCCTGGGTACGTACCATGCCTGGGTATGGCAGGGGCAGGGTTTTTCCTGAcacagcctggggctggcaTGAGGTCTGGTGTTGTGGGGAAAGATAATGAGTGGTGGGAATGCTGATGTCTCTCATC from Falco rusticolus isolate bFalRus1 chromosome 10, bFalRus1.pri, whole genome shotgun sequence encodes the following:
- the LOC119154850 gene encoding mas-related G-protein coupled receptor member D-like → MVAVATSLCFGLVPEEQTFAQRSCPVVWRLPSQSHHIQLPLTCHTNSDLVSRSWPRHTLPLLWSSCFVPPCEGLLAFAVCIWHTRPFLLVSLEAPCAQAPAAALFPGAPGGGRGRGKRRSPGAGSFAMEEKVTTDLSLSYTTSRYVDYRESIEYKCSRLPYGLLVFAGVCMGISLCGLVGNGIVMWFLGFHMKQSPFIVYILNLAVADFSLHLLFFLLMLAILSLTENCSYLYDFISLYRDFVFVVEFLCQFFDLSSLGLLTAISVERCISVFFPTWYRYHHPERLSGVVSGVLWAITGFFVFSMYLSFNFSESYETVFAGVAMAIFMLLSLAMLIFNLSMFIKLRCGSQRRHSGKLYVTVLLGVIVFFAFGIPFSAEVFLYLPSSHVLFPDDTSSLLALLNCSINPIIYFLVGSCWQCWFQGSMKAAFRQVFEEETHMPEDTMVETTV